One genomic segment of Vulpes lagopus strain Blue_001 chromosome 9, ASM1834538v1, whole genome shotgun sequence includes these proteins:
- the FAM110B gene encoding protein FAM110B: MPTETLQTGGMVKPVSPAGTFTSAVPLRILNKGPDYFRRQAEPNPKRLSAVERLEADKAKYVKSQEVINAKQEPVKPAVLARPPACAAAKRALGSPTLRVLGGHAKAEGGAQRESLKLEILKNILNSSEGPGPGPAHKLGARNWPPPRPDAPDAHRHSFAESLQVSPAQEGAHAGRRPEPAADPLLHASHSSSDVRRPAGARPLRAIPCSSSAPPLPPRPQGAAVAVAVAVAAAAKGPEPAEPAEPACGVSRRPSLQRSKSDLSDRYFRVDADVERFFNYCGLDPEELENLGMENFARANSDIISLNFRSASMISSDCEQSQDSNSDLRNEDGANDRVPYGISAIERNARIIKWLYSIKQARESQKVSHV; the protein is encoded by the coding sequence ATGCCCACGGAGACGCTGCAGACGGGCGGCATGGTGAAGCCGGTGAGCCCCGCGGGCACCTTCACCTCGGCCGTGCCGCTGCGCATCCTCAACAAGGGCCCCGACTACTTCCGCCGGCAGGCCGAGCCCAACCCCAAGAGGCTGAGCGCCGTGGAGCGGCTGGAGGCCGACAAGGCCAAGTACGTCAAGAGCCAGGAGGTCATCAACGCCAAGCAGGAGCCCGTGAAGCCGGCCGTGCTGGCCCGGCCCCCCGCGTGCGCCGCCGCCAAGCGCGCCCTGGGCAGCCCCACGCTGCGGGTGCTGGGCGGCCACGCCAAGGCCGAGGGCGGCGCGCAGCGCGAGAGCCTGAAGCTCGAGATCCTCAAGAACATCCTCAACAGCTCCGAgggccccggcccgggcccggcGCACAAGCTGGGCGCGCGCAACtggcccccgccgcggcccgaCGCGCCCGACGCGCACCGGCACTCGTTCGCCGAGTCGCTCCAGGTGTCCCCGGCGCAGGAGGGCGCCCACGCGGGCAGGCGGCCCGAGCCGGCGGCCGACCCCCTCCTGCACGCCTCGCACAGCTCCTCGGACGTGCGCAGGCCGGCGGGCGCCCGGCCCCTGCGCGCCATCCCCTGCAGCAGCTCCGCCCCGCCGCTGCCGCCCCGGCCCCAGGGCGCcgccgtggccgtggccgtggccgtggccgccGCCGCCAAGGGCCCCGAGCCCGCCGAGCCCGCCGAGCCGGCCTGCGGGGTCAGCCGGAGGCCCTCGCTGCAGCGCTCCAAGTCGGACTTGAGCGACAGGTACTTCCGCGTGGACGCGGACGTGGAGCGCTTCTTCAACTACTGCGGCCTGGACCCCGAGGAGCTGGAGAACCTGGGCATGGAGAACTTCGCCAGGGCCAACTCCGACATCATCTCGCTCAACTTCCGCAGCGCCAGCATGATCAGCTCGGACTGCGAGCAGTCTCAGGACAGCAACAGTGACCTCAGGAACGAGGACGGTGCCAATGACCGGGTGCCCTACGGCATCTCCGCCATCGAGAGAAACGCCAGGATCATCAAGTGGTTGTACAGCATCAAACAGGCCAGAGAGTCCCAGAAGGTGTCCCACGTGTAA